A single window of Colletotrichum destructivum chromosome 9, complete sequence DNA harbors:
- a CDS encoding Putative UmuC domain, DNA polymerase, Y-family, little finger domain, DNA/RNA polymerase superfamily, translating to MCTPNVALPADSADPMAACSQFTHYDLHLLAQSSPESPLRVVALVDYDSFYAQYEAVRLGLPASQPLAVRQWNAIIALNYPAKQHGLKRGISVDEARRLCPGITIQHIPTWREGDGQWSVDEFYLDLSTQVYRTLLDRFPDITSDTISTQKLPLPAVQNPLNWQTDRVMNPPERGDHGESPDWDDVALSVGADIVRNIREHIKQRLRLTTSAGVSHNKLLAKVPLATMITQLGSEQGHRVFAAIRGADKGAVVPRCQVQSLLSAKTFVPPVESLQQASKWLRIFAADLEARLHDLDVSSDLPRRPKTIAVHHHVRGRFGPTRSKQAPIALQSMINQDTIFDLSYALLTALTADGESWPCQSISVSLFNMESRAPGKGRITSFFAPSAVHSSQRRRRSSSGPETNVENERKKKMRSSIGHLESAETSDTSTISVVDGRGTSSGVSTSPSLPWRDSQYECPLCNGSVEPENVLEHLDWHVAEQIQHQENEPMR from the exons ATGTGCACTCCCAACGTTGCACTCCCGGCTGATTCGGCCGATCCGATGGCGGCGTGTTCGCAGTTCACCCATTACGATTTGCACCTTTTGGCCCAGTCTTCGCCAGAGTCACCTCTTCGAGTAGTCGCACTCGTCGATTACGACTCTTTTTACGCCCAATATGAAGCAGTTCGACTTGGGCTTCCTGCTTCACAGCCTCTAGCCGTTCGTCAATGGAACGCCATCATAGCGCTCAACTACCCCGCTAAGCAGCATGGTCTTAAGAGAGGCATTTCAGTGGATGAAGCTCGCCGTCTTTGTCCAGGCATCACAATTCAACACATCCCAACTTGGAGGGAGGGCGATGGCCAGTGGAG CGTAGACGAGTTCTACCTCGATCTCTCGACACAAGTCTACCGCACCCTTCTTGACCGTTTTCCCGACATAACATCCGATACCATCTCTACGCAAAAGCTACCACTGCCTGCTGTCCAGAACCCTCTCAACTGGCAAACGGATAGGGTCATGAACCCACCAGAAAGAGGCGACCATGGTGAGTCTCCTGACTGGGACGACGTAGCACTGAGCGTTGGTGCCGACATCGTACGCAACATCCGTGAACATATCAAACAACGACTGCGACTCACAACTTCTGCTGGTGTCAGCCACAACAAACTACTCGCCAAG GTGCCTCTGGCGACGATGATAACCCAGCTGGGGTCTGAACAAGGACACCGGGTTTTTGCAGCTATTCGCGGAGCTGACAAAGGGGCGGTCGTCCCACGATGTCAAGTTCAATCGCTGTTGTCGGCCAAAACATTTGTGCCACCGGTGGAAAGCCTGCAGCAAGCTAGCAAATGGCTTCGAATTTTTGCGGCGGATCTAGAAGCCCGGCTTCACGATCTCGACGTCAGTTCAGATTTGCCACGCCGGCCCAAGACAATTGCAGTCCACCATCATGTAAGGGGACGGTTTGGCCCGACGAGATCTAAGCAAGCGCCGATCGCATTACAGTCTATGATTAATCAGGATACTATCTTTGATCTGTCGTACGCTTTGTTGACGGCACTTACGGCAGACGGTGAGTCTTGGCCGTGCCAGAGCATATCTGTCAGCCTGTTCAACATGGAGTCACGTGCCCCTGGGAAGGGACGCATCACATCCTTTTTTGCTCCCAGCGCAGTTCACTCATCTCAaaggcgacgaagaagtAGTTCAGGGCCCGAGACAAATGTCGAAAAcgaaaggaagaaaaaaatgCGTAGCTCGATTGGGCACTTGGAGTCTGCAGAAACGTCCGACACTTCAACCATCTCTGTCGTTGATGGCCGAGGCACCAGTAGCGGGGTTTCAACATCACCGTCTTTGCCTTGGAGAGACTCACAGTATGAGTGTCCATTGTGCAATGGGTCTGTTGAACCAGAAAACGTCCTTGAACACCTCGATTGGCATGTTGCAGAACAGATTCAACATCAAGAAAACGAACCTATGAGATAG
- a CDS encoding Putative aromatic prenyltransferase, with the protein MEHHPPTTVYDANATKSNLNNAVDPSISKGNPLVSSWLPLIYNSLSSLLHWTGSYSAEMIEYHLAFVAEAVVPRLKPPAAADEPRYLATHSHGIYEASIAFASHTPAKVRFSVQPLVSPACDDLLGQKGTREKIEGIASVCSADRTWLDDFVDSVFLTAEEEAELVDKKANGDAATSTPLQQNCFVAFDLETNMDKNGNAAIIMKTYLFPQLKALATGQKLVDITESVMIRLAGGNKDMLAAWNLLKTFLVSNHEVNIDFLAIDCLAPHKKPRAKVYVHTRLSSLSLARTVFTLGGLLPNSSADFLSQVWPLLMDMEDVSQATMDGVEKPLNKPDKDNMQSRGLCFTLSLVPGKVIPQIKMYVPMWQYARNEADVLKRYQRILQTEGTMGDYDIGAAVQGAL; encoded by the coding sequence ATGGAACATCACCCCCCAACCACTGTCTATGACGCCAATGCCACGAAGAGCAACCTCAACAACGCAGTCGATCCTTCTATCTCAAAAGGGAATCCTCTGGTGTCTTCATGGCTCCCTCTCATCTATAACagcctctcctctctcctaCACTGGACAGGCTCCTACTCAGCCGAGATGATAGAGTACCATCTCGCCTTTGTAGCTGAGGCTGTGGTCCCCCGCCTTAAACCGCCTGCCGCAGCTGATGAGCCGCGCTACCTTGCGACGCATAGCCATGGGATATATGAAGCAAGCATCGCCTTTGCGTCTCACACTCCTGCCAAAGTGCGGTTCTCAGTGCAGCCGCTGGTAAGCCCTGCATGCGATGATCTCTTAGGCCAGAAGGGAACGCGCGAAAAAATAGAGGGTATAGCGTCTGTTTGCAGTGCAGACCGCACCTGGCTGGATGATTTTGTGGATTCTGTCTTCCTTACTGCtgaggaagaggcagaaTTAGTCGACAAGAAGGCCAATGGTGATGCTGCTACTAGTACACCGCTGCAGCAGAACTGCTTCGTTGCATTCGATCTCGAAACCAACATGGATAAGAACGGTAACGCAGCAATCATCATGAAGACTTACCTGTTCCCGCAACTCAAAGCCCTCGCAACAGGCCAGAAGCTAGTGGACATTACGGAGTCCGTTATGATACGACTTGCCGGGGGCAATAAGGACATGTTGGCCGCCTGGAACCTGCTCAAAACGTTTTTAGTCTCCAACCACGAAGTCAACATAGATTTCCTCGCTATCGACTGCCTAGCGCCTCACAAGAAGCCTCGCGCCAAGGTGTACGTCCATACACGCCTTAGCTCGCTCAGCTTAGCCCGCACCGTCTTCACCCTAGGAGGTCTTCTTCCCAATTCATCCGCTGACTTTCTGTCACAAGTCTGGCCCCTGCTCATGGACATGGAAGACGTTTCTCAGGCCACCATGGATGGTGTAGAAAAGCCTCTCAACAAGCCGGATAAAGACAATATGCAGAGCCGAGGGCTTTGCTTCACCCTCTCACTGGTACCAGGCAAAGTAATTCCGCAAATCAAGATGTATGTGCCTATGTGGCAGTACGCGCGCAACGAGGCCGACGTTTTGAAGCGCTACCAGCGTATACTGCAGACGGAGGGGACAATGGGTGATTACGATATTGGAGCTGCTGTCCAAGGCGCCTTGTAA
- a CDS encoding Putative cytochrome P450: protein MILELQAAGSWLPSLVLWPVLAMLLVILSLSFYVLYNLILHPLRKYPGPKLWAATRIPHSMMILRGNPHKEILSLHQRYNADIIRISPNALSFLHPDAWKDIMGHRKGKAEENGKDHTEQGNKEILFSDRENHSRFRRILANGFSAKSMQDQEPIILGYIDLLVKRLHGIASRGPVDVVAWYNYTTFDIIGDLAFGEPFGCLDNSEYHPWVKLIFERIKMLMLFNVANSYKGVGPLLRMFVPKSLIKSGLAHMELVREKVNKRVSLGMSRPDFAEAMLKKKQEEAMTEEEIHENSNVLIIAGSETTATALSGATYLLTTNPDVLAKLTHEVRSKFASEEEIDIKSTAKLEYLQAVLEETLRMYPPVPSALPRLTPPSGQEVLGQWVPGNTSLAVWHWAMYHTEKNFAKPFEFRPERWLGDAEFANDRGDALMPFHTGPRNCIGMNLAYAEMRIILSRIVWNFDLQLAPESKSWIDHPVFVLWHKPGLMVHLTPRKSG, encoded by the exons ATGATCTTGGAGCTCCAGGCTGCGGGCTCGTGGCTCCCATCCCTGGTCCTGTGGCCTGTGCTAGCCATGTTACTG GtcatcctctccctctctttctaCGTCCTCTACAACCTCATCCTCCACCCGTTACGCAAGTATCCAGGCCCCAAGCTCTGGGCGGCAACCCGCATCCCCCACTCGATGATGATCCTTCGCGGCAACCCTCACAAGGAGATCCTCAGCCTACACCAGCGATACAACGCCGATATCATCCGTATATCTCCCAATGCTCTATCCTTTCTCCACCCGGACGCCTGGAAGGACATCATGGGCCACCGCAAGGGCAAAGCCGAAGAGAACGGGAAGGATCACACCGAGCAAGGCAACAAGGAAATCCTTTTTAGCGACCGCGAGAACCACTCGCGATTCCGCCGCATCCTCGCAAACGGATTCTCCGCCAAGAGCATGCAGGATCAGGagcccatcatcctcggcTACAttgacctcctcgtcaagcGCCTCCACGGCATCGCGAGCAGGGGGCCTGTCGATGTTGTGGCCTGGTACAACTACACCACCTTTGATATCATTGGCGACCTCGCTTTTGGTGAACCGTTTGGCTGTCTCGACAATTCCGAATACCACCCCTGGGTCAAGCTCATATTTGAGAGGATTAAAATGCTCATGTTGTTCAATGTCGCCAACAGCTACAAGGGCGTGGGTCCACTTCTCAGGATGTTTGTCCCCAAGTCGCTGATCAAGAGCGGCCTGGCGCATATGGAGCTTGTCCGGGAGAAGGTCAACAAGAGGGTATCACTTGGCATGTCGCGGCCCGACTTTGCAGAGGCCAtgctcaagaagaagcaagaGGAG GCCATGACCGAGGAAGAAATCCACGAAAACTCAAACGTTCTCATCATCGCTGGCTCTGAGACGACGGCCACAGCCCTCTCGGGCGCCACCTACTTGCTGACAACGAATCCGGACGTGCTGGCGAAGCTCACCCACGAGGTCCGGAGTAAGTTCGCGAGTGAAGAGGAGATTGACATCAAGAGCACCGCCAAACTCGAGTACCTCCAGGCAGTCCTTGAAGAAACGCTGAGGATGTACCCGCCCGTCCCCAGCGCGTTGCCGCGCCTCACCCCCCCGTCGGGACAGGAGGTCCTGGGCCAGTGGGTCCCTGGCAAC ACAAGCTTGGCCGTCTGGCACTGGGCAATGTACCACACCGAGAAGAACTTTGCCAAGCCCTTCGAGTTCCGGCCCGAGAGGTGGTTGGGCGACGCGGAGTTCGCCAACGACCGCGGCGACGCGCTCATGCCGTTCCATACCGGACCCAGGAACTGCATCGGCATGAACCTCGCCTACGCTGAGATGCGGATCATTCTCTCTAGAATCGTCTGGAACTTTGACCTCCAACTGGCCCCCGAGAGCAAAAGCTGGATCGATCACCCGGTCTTCGTCCTCTGGCACAAGCCGGGCTTGATGGTCCACCTGACGCCGAGGAAGTCGGGCTGA
- a CDS encoding Putative cytochrome P450: MYSIIEFIHSGITNPLSHIPGPWYTRFTAIPSTYNRYAARHPVWIHELHAKYGPIVRFSPLHVDVCDLPTCQHIHSVQAGFYKTSFYSDLVPDSSNVFTETNPEVHAKYKRLLAQPMSETGLKVFYSRIDDHSRLAIEGMRNECRTRGAADIAKWFTLFSYDCIGDLVFGQSFETLKTGKMSQSVQDFAMMGYVSNLRITFPFLSRLAKYLPIPVFRDARALQHRTVDYAQQSLDRYAERRKETSVESYPTLFSSLYTSGDGKMLTPIQMRDNAQVYIVGGTDTTATTLVYLVWSVCKSPQIRSRLLEELGTLPDDYTYGNQLKDLTYLNWIIQETLRLFSALPAGLPRLVPAGGQELAGHFVPQGITVTTQAYSLHRDEKAFPDPDRFHPERWQHPTQRMKECLLAFGGGARSCSGRNLAMIELRLMASRFFKAFPEALASETEGMSDEDMDPALYFLMMPSGHRCLMNLSERNAPTTSG; the protein is encoded by the exons atgTACTCG ATAATTGAATTCATACACTCAGGCATCACGAATCCTCTATCGCACATTCCCGGCCCGTGGTATACCAGGTTCACAGCCATCCCATCAACCTACAACCGATACGCTGCGAGGCATCCCGTATGGATACACGAGTTGCACGCGAAATATGGCCCGATAGTTCGATTCTCCCCACTCCATGTCGACGTCTGTGATCTACCAACATGCCAACATATCCACAGCGTTCAGGCAGGTTTTTACAAAACGTCTTTTTATTCCGATCTAGTTCCTGATTCTTCAAACGTTTTTACCGAGACCAACCCCGAGGTTCATGCCAAATACAAGCGCCTCCTAGCTCAGCCGATGTCAGAGACTGGCCTAAAGGTGTTTTACTCCCGTATCGACGACCATTCGCGACTCGCGATTGAAGGCATGCGCAACGAGTGCAGAACTCGCGGTGCAGCCGATATTGCCAAATGGTTCACGTTGTTCTCGTATGATTGCATTGGCGACTTGGTGTTTGGTCAATCGTTTGAAACCCTAAAAACAGGCAAG ATGAGTCAGTCCGTGCAGGATTTTGCTATGATGGGATACGTCAGCAACCTCCGAATCACGTTTCCGTTCCTATCGCGACTTGCGAAATACCTGCCAATCCCGGTGTTCAGAGACGCTCGTGCACTTCAACATCGAACTGTCGACTACGCTCAACAGTCGTTAGATCGTTATGCTGAACGCAGAAAGGAAACAAGCGTCGAATCCTATCCAACTTTGTTCTCGAGCTTATACACATCTGGAGACGGGAAGATGTTGACGCCAATCCAGATGCGCGACAACGCCCAGGTATATATCGTCGGAGGTACTGACACTACTGCCACTACCTTGGTGTACCTTGTTTGGTCTGTGTGTAAGAGCCCACAGATCAGATCCAGACTATTGGAGGAGTTGGGCACTCTTCCAGATGACTACACCTATGGCAACCAACTCAAGGACTTGACCTATTTGAACTGGATTATACAAGAGACTCTCAGGCTCTTTTCGGCCCTTCCTGCTGGACTTCCTCGCCTGGTCCCTGCAGGCGGTCAGGAACTAGCTGGTCATTTCGTCCCGCAGGGGATTACCGTGACGACACAAGCATATAGTCTACATCGCGATGAGAAAGCCTTTCCCGATCCGGATCGTTTCCATCCTGAGAGATGGCAACATCCCACACAACGGATGAAAGAATGTTTACTAGCCTTTGGTGGAGGGGCTAGAT CCTGTTCTGGACGGAACCTAGCGATGATTGAGCTCCGACTGATGGCATCGAGATTTTTCAAGGCGTTTCCAGAAGCTCTGGCATCCGAAACCGAGGGTATgtccgacgaggacatggatCCAGCGTTGTATTTCCTGATGATGCCAAGCGGCCATCGTTGCTTAATGAATTTATCTGAAAGAAATGCACCTACAACGTCAGGTTAG
- a CDS encoding Putative GNAT domain, acyl-CoA N-acyltransferase: MGPSQLTDPVTIEFPPVSAAERTEFVHDIVNVVNKSYTETEGDIFLPGYQRTSPLEVADLIRTGRLAVAFQSPAKEPVGCVSLKSVSPTQNSFAMLALSPAYRGLGLGKKLVQFVEEHSQSQGCKVMQLELLVPTTFEHPFKRRIQAWYSKMGYQVVKVGQFEEDYPAIAPLLAGPAEYRISEKALV, encoded by the coding sequence ATGGGGCCCTCGCAGTTGACTGACCCGGTCACCATCGAGTTCCCTCCTGTTTCTGCTGCGGAGCGCACTGAATTCGTCCATGATATTGTCAACGTTGTGAACAAGTCGTATACCGAGACCGAGGGCGACATCTTCTTACCAGGATATCAACGAACAAGTCCTCTTGAAGTGGCGGACCTCATTCGCACCGGCCGGCTCGCCGTTGCGTTTCAAAGCCCCGCAAAAGAGCCGGTTGGATGTGTCTCTTTGAAGAGCGTGTCGCCGACGCAAAATTCCTTCGCCATGCTGGCACTGAGTCCGGCCTACCGAGGTTTAGGGCTCGGGAAGAAGCTGGTCCAATTCGTCGAGGAGCATAGCCAGTCACAGGGATGCAAGGTGATGCAGCTCGAGCTTCTTGTTCCCACCACCTTTGAGCATCCCTTCAAGAGAAGAATTCAGGCTTGGTACTCGAAGATGGGCTATCAAGTCGTCAAAGTGGGACAGTTCGAGGAAGATTATCCAGCCATTGCCCCGCTGCTTGCAGGCCCGGCCGAGTACAGGATATCGGAGAAGGCGTTGGTATAA
- a CDS encoding Putative major facilitator superfamily, MFS transporter superfamily, giving the protein MADNVNNEKTPNLAAVDDQKAQHDCIKAQSNVDGDCEAVDDMKVAETANLDEAQLFLHEHGIPNASLEALMSDEAALKRLRRKIDWQLMPLLCGTYLLQYIDKQALSYSAVFDLFTSTGMTSDEYSWMASIFYFAYLAAEWPASYIAQHYPTGKIVAAFVLSWGTILLCTAAAHNFTGLAICRFLLGVFESVITPAFMLIVSQWFDRGKQPSRAGLFYCFNGIGSMTGGVLFYGVGQAKGWDVWRIIYILCGGLTVVWGIVLYLFMPDNVLTAKRFTIEERAMLIAQNARARGGVFNSKIRMKQVKEVFRDGQVWLLFWFVLFNEIINGGIANFVKLIVKGFTHDALLTTAYGIPYGAFTAIYMFTGPYMASRVKNARTYVMIIWLLPTLIAVCSSFTGALIVALQMPASNVGGYTKRTTATAFVFLAYCIGNIIGPHGFLGSEAPIYQTGCKLIIGCIAAQVAIAIALRLLLIRRNKMRDVEQSGSPPEGNDAAVLEDLTDFENRSFRYMY; this is encoded by the exons ATGGCTGACAACGTCAATAACGAGAAGACCCCCAACCTTGCGGCCGTGGACGACCAGAAGGCTCAGCACGACTGCATCAAGGCCCAGTCcaacgtcgacggcgactgTGAGGCCGTTGACGACATGAAGGTCGCGGAGAccgccaacctcgacgaggctcaGCTGTTCCTTCATGAGCATGGCATCCCCAATGCGAGTCTCGAAGCGCTTATGAGCGACGAAGCCGCCTTGAAGAGGCTCCGCCGCAAGATCGACTGGCAACTGATGCCCCTACTCTGCGGCACCTACCTCCTCCAGTATATCGACAAGCAGGCCCTCAGCTACTCTGCCGTCTTTGATCTCTTCACTTCCACTGGTATGACCAGCGACGAATACAGCTGGATGGCATCCATTTTCTAC TTTGCCTACCTGGCGGCTGAGTGGCCCGCATCGTACATTGCCCAGCACTACCCAACCGGCAAGATTGTGGCGGCATTCGTCCTCAGCTGGGGCACGATTCTCCTCTGCACAGCCGCCGCACACAATTTCACCGGGCTTGCCATCTGCAGattcctcctcggcgtttTTGAATCGGTTATAACTCCCGCCTTTATGCTCATCGTTTCGCAATGGTTCGACCGCGGCAAGCAGCCTTCCCGTGCCGGTCTCTTCTACTGCTTCAACGGCATTGGCAGCATGACCGGCGGCGTGCTTTTTTACGGAGTTGGTCAGGCCAAGGGATGGGACGTCTGGCGCATCATCTACATTCTTTGCGGCGGTCTGACTGTTGTCTGGGGCATCGTGCTCTACCTCTTTATGCCTGACAACGTTCTGACTGCCAAGCGCTTCACCATTGAGGAGCGCGCCATGCTCATTGCCCAGAATGCGCGCGCCCGTGGCGGTGTCTTCAACAGCAAAATCAGAATGAAGCAGGTCAAAGAAGTGTTCCGTGACGGCCAGGTGTGGCTTCTCTTCTGGTTTGTGCTGTTCAACGAGAtcatcaacggcggcatcgcAAACTTTGTCAAGCTCATCGTCAAAGGATTCACCCATGATGCCCTCCTCACGACTGCATACGGCATCCCGTATGGTGCCTTCACGGCTATATACATGTTTACTGGCCCGTACATGGCATCTCGCGTGAAGAACGCCCGTACATACGTCATGATCATCTGGCTACTGCCGACGCTGATTGCTGTC TGCTCTTCTTTCACCGGTGCTCTCATCGTCGCTCTCCAAATGCCCGCATCCAACGTCGGTGGCTATACCAAGAGGACCACAGCCACCGCCTTTGTTTTCCTCGCCTACTGCATTGGCAACATCATTGGGCCCCACGGCTTCCTCGGGTCCGAAGCCCCCATCTACCAGACCGGCTGCAAGCTCATTATTGGCTGCATTGCTGCTCAAGTGGCTATTGCCATTGCCCTGAGGCTGCTGCTCATCCGCAGGAACAAGATGCGTGATGTCGAGCAGAGCGGCTCTCCCCCCGAGGGGAATGACgcggcggtgctggaggACTTGACCGACTTTGAGAACAGGAGCTTCCGGTACATGTACTAG